A single window of Methylacidimicrobium sp. AP8 DNA harbors:
- a CDS encoding cysteine desulfurase family protein: MKRIYLDYNATAPLDFRARAAMEPYLDLRGNPSSQHAEGRRARAAIDLARERIAALLRVKPREIVFVSSGSQSNSLGILGLARALRGKGNHLICSAIEHPAVSQSMAYLEREGFLVSRAPVDRFGMVDPEALAAILRPETILVSILSASNEVGTRQPMRKIGRICAERGVVLHSDVVQSAGKEDLCFSEWGVSSASLAAHKFGGPLGAAVLYVRSGLHLDRVIFGGEQEGGRWPGTENVAAIVGMAEALAWAEEERKAGSIRQWELTERLWQGIADLPGIRRWGHPSQRLTNTLAVSFSQLDGESLRIALDLEGIAVSGGSACSSGALRPSPVLLAMGASEAEARSMVRFSIGPGIGSEEIEETIRRFRKVVSRVEACSFAQKKAG; the protein is encoded by the coding sequence GATCTATCTCGACTACAATGCGACTGCGCCGTTGGATTTTCGCGCCCGAGCGGCGATGGAGCCCTATCTGGACCTGCGGGGCAATCCCTCGAGCCAGCATGCGGAAGGGAGACGGGCGCGCGCCGCGATCGATCTTGCTCGGGAGCGAATTGCCGCGCTGCTGCGGGTGAAGCCGCGGGAGATCGTTTTCGTATCGAGCGGCAGCCAGAGCAACTCTCTCGGTATCCTCGGCCTGGCGCGTGCGCTCCGGGGCAAGGGCAATCATCTGATCTGCTCGGCGATCGAACATCCCGCGGTGTCCCAATCAATGGCCTACCTAGAGAGGGAAGGCTTCTTGGTGTCGCGGGCGCCTGTCGATCGGTTCGGAATGGTCGATCCCGAGGCGTTGGCGGCGATCCTGCGGCCGGAGACGATTCTTGTCTCCATTCTTTCGGCCAGCAACGAGGTAGGCACCCGTCAACCGATGCGGAAGATCGGGCGGATCTGCGCCGAAAGGGGGGTCGTATTGCATAGCGACGTCGTCCAGAGCGCCGGAAAGGAAGATCTCTGCTTTTCGGAATGGGGTGTCTCGTCCGCCAGCTTGGCTGCCCACAAATTCGGCGGTCCGCTGGGTGCGGCCGTCCTGTACGTCCGCAGCGGCCTTCACCTCGACCGCGTCATCTTCGGCGGAGAGCAGGAGGGAGGCCGTTGGCCGGGCACGGAAAACGTGGCGGCGATCGTCGGAATGGCGGAAGCCCTAGCTTGGGCGGAGGAAGAGCGGAAGGCCGGATCGATCCGCCAATGGGAACTGACGGAAAGGCTCTGGCAGGGGATCGCCGATCTTCCTGGCATCCGGAGATGGGGCCACCCGAGCCAGAGATTGACAAACACCCTAGCCGTCAGCTTCTCGCAGTTGGACGGGGAGAGCCTCCGGATCGCTCTTGACTTAGAAGGAATCGCCGTGTCCGGGGGGTCCGCATGCTCCTCCGGCGCCCTCCGCCCCTCTCCGGTGCTCCTGGCGATGGGAGCGAGCGAGGCGGAAGCCCGCTCGATGGTCAGGTTTTCCATCGGACCGGGAATCGGTTCGGAAGAGATCGAGGAGACGATTAGGCGATTCCG